One stretch of Corynebacterium callunae DSM 20147 DNA includes these proteins:
- the leuS gene encoding leucine--tRNA ligase, giving the protein MTNPSEGTSTPAFRYTPEVANKIEGEWQNFWKEHGTFNAPNPKGDLAPADGHALPDDKLFVQDMFPYPSGAGLHVGHPLGYIATDVFARYNRMLGKNVLHTLGYDAFGLPAEQYAIQTGTHPRTTTMANIENMKRQLGALGLGHDPRRSVASTDPEFYKWTQWIFLQIFNSWFDQEQQKARPISELIPLLESGAVATKDGADYNQLDRVEKQKAVDEFRLVYRSNSTVNWCPGLGTVLANEEVTADGRSERGNFPVFRKNLSQWMMRITAYSDRLIDDLDLLDWPDKVKSMQRNWIGRSRGAEVDFTAEGETITVFTTRPDTLFGATYMVLAPEHELVDTLTARAGAYENTDARWTNGQATPAEAVAAYRAGIAAKSDLERQENKEKTGVFLGVYATNPVNGEQIPVFIADYVLTGYGTGAIMAVPAHDERDYEFATVLGLPIKEVVAGGNIAEAAFTESGAAVNSANDQGLDLNGLAKEDAIAKTIEWLESKGPGRGTIQYKLRDWLFARQRYWGEPFPVVYDEDGLAHSLPESMLPVELPEVEDYKPVSFDPNDADSEPSPPLAKAREWVEVELDLGDGLKKYTRDTNVMPQWAGSSWYQLRYIDPSNDEMFCDIENERYWTGPRPDVHGPNDPGGVDLYVGGVEHAVLHLLYSRFWHKVLFDLGYVSSKEPYRRLYNQGYIQAYAYTDSRGVYVPAEEVEEKDGKFFYQGEEVNQEYGKMGKSLKNAVAPDDICANYGADTLRVYEMFMGPLDTSRPWATKDVVGAQRFLQRLWRLVVDENTGEVLVNDAALSDEDNKQLHRTIAGVTDDYTNLRVNTVVSKLIEYVNYLTKTYPKAVPEAAVVPLAIMVSPVAPHIAEELWKQLGHDDTITYQPFPTFDEKWLKDDEIELPVQVNGKVRGRVTVAADATQEQIMEIVLNDEKIQEHIAGKNLFKQIVVPGRMVNLVVK; this is encoded by the coding sequence ATGACTAATCCGAGCGAAGGCACCTCGACACCAGCGTTCCGTTATACCCCGGAAGTAGCTAATAAAATCGAGGGCGAGTGGCAGAATTTTTGGAAAGAACACGGCACCTTTAATGCCCCCAATCCCAAGGGTGATCTAGCACCTGCTGATGGGCACGCTCTTCCCGATGACAAACTCTTTGTCCAGGATATGTTCCCCTACCCTTCAGGTGCTGGCCTGCACGTTGGCCACCCACTGGGTTATATCGCCACAGATGTTTTCGCCCGCTACAACCGCATGCTGGGCAAGAACGTGCTGCATACCTTAGGTTATGACGCTTTCGGCCTGCCAGCTGAGCAATACGCCATTCAAACCGGCACTCACCCACGCACCACCACCATGGCCAATATTGAGAACATGAAGCGCCAGCTGGGCGCTTTGGGTCTTGGTCATGATCCACGCCGTTCCGTGGCATCCACCGATCCTGAGTTTTATAAGTGGACCCAGTGGATCTTCTTGCAGATCTTTAATTCCTGGTTTGACCAGGAACAGCAAAAGGCTCGTCCTATTTCCGAGTTGATTCCTTTGCTCGAGTCTGGTGCGGTTGCCACGAAAGACGGCGCCGATTACAACCAGCTTGATCGCGTCGAAAAGCAAAAGGCAGTGGATGAGTTCCGCCTGGTTTATCGCTCCAACTCCACGGTGAACTGGTGCCCAGGTCTGGGCACCGTGCTGGCAAATGAGGAGGTCACCGCCGACGGTCGCTCGGAGCGCGGCAATTTCCCGGTATTCCGCAAGAACCTTTCTCAGTGGATGATGCGTATTACCGCTTATTCCGATCGCCTCATTGATGATCTTGACCTGCTGGATTGGCCAGACAAGGTGAAGTCCATGCAGCGCAACTGGATCGGTCGCTCCCGCGGTGCGGAGGTGGACTTCACTGCTGAAGGTGAAACCATCACCGTCTTCACCACCCGCCCTGACACCCTTTTTGGTGCCACCTATATGGTGCTTGCTCCTGAGCATGAGCTGGTTGATACCCTCACCGCCCGTGCTGGCGCCTATGAGAATACCGACGCACGCTGGACCAATGGCCAAGCCACCCCAGCTGAGGCCGTAGCTGCCTACCGCGCTGGCATTGCTGCGAAGTCTGACCTGGAGCGCCAGGAAAACAAGGAAAAGACCGGCGTCTTCCTTGGCGTTTATGCCACCAACCCAGTTAATGGCGAGCAGATTCCAGTGTTTATCGCGGACTATGTGCTCACCGGCTACGGCACCGGTGCCATCATGGCAGTTCCTGCGCACGATGAGCGTGACTATGAGTTTGCTACCGTTCTTGGCCTGCCAATTAAGGAAGTTGTGGCTGGCGGCAACATCGCCGAGGCTGCTTTCACCGAGTCCGGCGCCGCTGTGAACTCTGCCAATGACCAGGGCTTGGATCTTAACGGCTTGGCTAAAGAAGATGCCATTGCCAAGACCATCGAGTGGTTGGAGTCCAAGGGACCAGGCCGTGGCACCATTCAGTACAAGCTGCGCGACTGGCTCTTTGCTCGCCAGCGTTACTGGGGCGAGCCATTCCCAGTGGTTTATGACGAGGACGGTCTCGCACACTCCCTGCCAGAATCCATGCTGCCAGTGGAATTGCCAGAGGTAGAAGACTATAAGCCAGTCTCCTTCGATCCTAATGATGCTGACTCTGAGCCCTCCCCTCCCCTGGCGAAGGCACGCGAGTGGGTTGAGGTGGAATTGGATCTGGGCGATGGCCTAAAGAAGTACACCCGCGATACCAACGTTATGCCACAGTGGGCCGGTTCTTCTTGGTACCAGCTGCGTTATATCGATCCTTCCAATGACGAAATGTTCTGCGATATTGAGAACGAGCGTTATTGGACCGGACCTCGCCCAGACGTCCATGGTCCAAACGATCCCGGCGGAGTTGACCTCTACGTCGGTGGCGTTGAGCACGCTGTTTTGCACCTGCTCTACTCCCGTTTCTGGCACAAGGTGCTCTTTGACCTGGGCTATGTGTCCTCCAAAGAGCCTTATCGACGCCTCTACAACCAGGGCTACATCCAGGCTTATGCCTACACCGATTCCCGTGGCGTTTATGTGCCCGCGGAAGAGGTTGAGGAAAAGGATGGAAAATTCTTCTACCAGGGCGAGGAAGTCAACCAGGAATACGGCAAGATGGGCAAGTCCCTCAAGAACGCCGTAGCTCCTGATGATATCTGCGCCAACTACGGTGCCGATACCCTGCGCGTTTATGAAATGTTCATGGGACCTTTGGACACTTCCCGTCCATGGGCAACCAAGGATGTTGTTGGCGCTCAGCGCTTCCTGCAGCGCCTGTGGCGTTTGGTTGTGGATGAAAACACCGGCGAGGTGCTTGTTAACGATGCAGCGCTGAGCGATGAAGATAATAAGCAGCTGCACCGCACCATCGCAGGCGTGACCGATGATTACACCAACCTGCGTGTAAACACCGTGGTCTCCAAGTTGATTGAGTACGTCAACTACCTGACCAAGACCTACCCCAAGGCTGTTCCAGAAGCGGCTGTAGTGCCTTTGGCCATCATGGTTTCCCCTGTTGCTCCGCACATCGCCGAGGAACTGTGGAAGCAGCTTGGTCACGATGACACCATCACCTACCAGCCTTTCCCCACCTTCGATGAGAAGTGGCTCAAGGATGATGAAATTGAGCTGCCAGTACAGGTCAACGGCAAGGTCCGCGGTCGTGTCACCGTTGCAGCCGACGCCACCCAGGAGCAGATCATGGAGATTGTGCTTAACGACGAAAAGATCCAGGAGCATATTGCTGGAAAGAATCTGTTCAAGCAGATTGTTGTCCCCGGACGCATGGTTAACCTCGTGGTCAAATAA
- a CDS encoding cupin domain-containing protein: MGAPKNTDYSTEHVKQEVPPATPEEQAELDAMYQRMDEIHLKPLWTQIGGLMPNHPEPRAVAHKWDWSELLKLAQRSGELVPVGRGGERRAIGLANPGLDGNTYISPTLWAAIQYLAPGENAPEHRHSQNAFRFVIEGEGVWTVVNGDPVPMKRGDFLLTPGWNYHGHHNIATEPMAWLDGLDIPFAYQMDTGFFEYGTEKLTDESTPDLSRSERLWAHPGLRPVAFPGKTSYSPIGRYAWEHTDAALNDQLALEEAGHPGTVAPGHAAIRFTNPTTGGDVMTTIRAEFHRLRPGAATTPIHEVGNRCFQVFEGSATINVGDKTFEANHGDVINVPSWQKWNVIAGEDGVDLFCFSDAPIFEALNLARSFTPEGI, translated from the coding sequence ATGGGTGCCCCAAAGAATACTGATTACTCAACTGAACACGTCAAGCAGGAAGTTCCACCAGCTACCCCAGAGGAGCAGGCAGAGCTCGACGCCATGTACCAGAGGATGGATGAGATCCACCTCAAGCCACTGTGGACCCAGATTGGTGGGCTCATGCCTAACCACCCTGAGCCACGTGCAGTTGCACACAAGTGGGATTGGTCCGAGCTGCTCAAGCTGGCACAGCGTTCCGGTGAGCTCGTTCCAGTTGGTCGCGGCGGCGAACGTCGTGCCATCGGCCTGGCAAACCCAGGTCTAGACGGTAACACCTACATCTCCCCTACCCTATGGGCTGCGATCCAGTACCTCGCACCTGGCGAGAACGCTCCTGAGCACCGCCACTCCCAGAACGCATTCCGCTTTGTCATCGAAGGCGAAGGCGTTTGGACCGTTGTAAACGGCGATCCAGTTCCAATGAAGCGTGGCGACTTCCTGCTCACCCCAGGCTGGAACTACCACGGCCACCACAACATTGCGACCGAGCCAATGGCTTGGCTCGACGGCCTGGACATTCCATTTGCTTATCAGATGGACACCGGCTTCTTCGAGTACGGCACCGAGAAGCTCACCGATGAGTCCACCCCAGATCTGTCCCGCTCTGAGCGCCTGTGGGCACACCCAGGTCTGCGCCCTGTCGCATTCCCAGGTAAGACCTCCTACTCCCCAATCGGCCGTTACGCTTGGGAGCACACCGATGCAGCACTGAACGATCAGCTCGCATTGGAAGAAGCCGGCCACCCAGGCACCGTCGCTCCAGGCCACGCTGCCATCCGCTTCACCAACCCAACCACCGGTGGCGATGTTATGACCACCATCCGTGCAGAGTTCCACCGCCTACGCCCAGGTGCTGCAACCACCCCAATCCATGAGGTTGGTAACCGTTGCTTTCAGGTCTTCGAGGGTTCCGCCACCATCAATGTTGGCGATAAGACCTTCGAGGCAAACCACGGCGATGTCATCAATGTACCGTCGTGGCAGAAGTGGAATGTCATCGCCGGCGAAGACGGCGTTGATCTTTTCTGCTTCTCTGATGCCCCAATCTTTGAGGCTCTTAACCTTGCTCGTTCATTTACTCCGGAAGGAATCTAA
- a CDS encoding fumarylacetoacetate hydrolase family protein, whose protein sequence is MRLATIRQNGSTIAARVESDNTATPIEGYANVGELLQESNWRELAEAASAEAITFENKDLDAVVPAPKKIVCVGLNYANHIKEMGRNLPEDPTLFVKYPDALIGPFDDVVVPEWANKALDWEGEMAVVIGKRARRVQETDAKDYIAGYAVINDYTLRDFQYRAPAATPQWHQGKSLEKSAGFGPWMTTPDSFEFGGELSTYLEGEKMQSTPTNDLVFSPEKLIEYITHLYPLDAGDVIVTGTPGGVGHARNPKRYIGDGETVKVEIEGLGFIENKTVFE, encoded by the coding sequence ATGCGTCTTGCAACAATCCGCCAAAATGGCTCCACCATCGCGGCCCGCGTAGAGTCTGACAACACCGCAACCCCAATCGAGGGCTACGCAAACGTCGGCGAGCTGCTCCAGGAGAGCAACTGGCGTGAGCTTGCTGAAGCTGCATCCGCTGAAGCAATTACCTTTGAGAACAAGGACCTCGACGCTGTCGTTCCAGCTCCTAAGAAGATCGTTTGTGTTGGTCTGAACTACGCAAACCACATCAAGGAGATGGGTCGTAATCTTCCTGAGGATCCAACCCTCTTTGTTAAGTACCCAGATGCTCTTATCGGACCATTTGATGATGTTGTCGTTCCAGAGTGGGCTAACAAGGCTCTTGACTGGGAAGGCGAGATGGCAGTTGTTATCGGCAAGCGCGCACGTCGTGTGCAGGAAACTGATGCTAAGGATTACATCGCTGGCTACGCAGTCATCAATGACTACACCCTGCGCGATTTCCAGTACCGCGCACCAGCCGCAACCCCACAGTGGCACCAGGGCAAGTCCTTGGAAAAGTCTGCAGGCTTCGGTCCTTGGATGACCACCCCAGATTCCTTCGAGTTCGGTGGCGAGCTTTCTACCTACCTCGAGGGCGAGAAGATGCAGTCCACCCCAACAAATGACCTGGTCTTCAGCCCAGAAAAGCTCATTGAGTACATCACTCACCTTTATCCATTGGATGCCGGCGACGTTATCGTAACCGGTACCCCAGGTGGCGTTGGCCATGCTCGCAACCCTAAGCGCTACATCGGTGATGGCGAGACCGTAAAGGTTGAGATCGAGGGCCTCGGCTTCATCGAGAACAAGACGGTGTTCGAGTAA
- a CDS encoding maleylpyruvate isomerase family mycothiol-dependent enzyme produces the protein MTTFHELPLEERLALVRLGTSHYSRQLSLIDNADFDEPTNLAGWTRSHVIAHVAYNAIAICNLIHWANTGEETPMYSSPGARNEEIAYGATLIPDALRNLHEHSVARLDVAWRDSSAESWSHEVLTAQGRTVPASETLWMRSREVWIHAVDLGAVASFGNIPTVILETLAAEITQKWAGQGVGEGLVLVDESSRTRYAAAPAAAGESETVISGSLAGIVRYAAGRGVEGVTVESGEVPEPPRWL, from the coding sequence ATGACAACTTTCCACGAACTACCGCTTGAAGAGCGGCTGGCTCTGGTTAGGTTGGGCACTTCCCACTATTCACGTCAGCTGTCGCTCATTGACAACGCTGACTTTGATGAGCCCACCAACCTTGCAGGTTGGACCCGTTCTCATGTGATCGCGCATGTGGCTTATAACGCCATTGCCATTTGCAACCTGATTCACTGGGCCAACACCGGCGAAGAAACTCCCATGTACTCCTCCCCCGGAGCACGCAATGAGGAAATCGCCTATGGAGCAACCCTGATTCCGGATGCACTGCGCAACCTGCACGAGCACTCCGTAGCCCGTCTAGACGTCGCATGGCGAGATTCCTCCGCGGAATCCTGGTCTCATGAGGTTCTCACCGCGCAGGGACGTACCGTTCCTGCCAGTGAAACCCTGTGGATGCGTTCCCGCGAGGTCTGGATCCACGCTGTTGATCTCGGCGCCGTTGCCAGCTTCGGCAACATTCCGACCGTGATCCTCGAGACCCTGGCCGCTGAAATCACCCAGAAATGGGCTGGACAGGGTGTCGGCGAAGGACTTGTGCTTGTCGACGAGTCCTCCCGCACGCGCTACGCTGCCGCACCGGCCGCAGCAGGCGAGTCCGAAACGGTTATTAGCGGCAGCCTCGCAGGCATCGTCCGCTATGCTGCGGGTCGCGGCGTCGAGGGTGTCACTGTGGAATCTGGAGAGGTTCCAGAACCACCACGCTGGCTCTAA
- a CDS encoding HigA family addiction module antitoxin yields MDKQVQDAGNNHTTEHPVMPGEILWEEFMEPLGLSQNGLARAIGVPPRRINEIVHGKRAITADTALRLAAYLGPDPQFWLNLQTHYDLSMAYLNTQELLEAIKPYDRQQNVLRKLNPLQERSR; encoded by the coding sequence ATGGATAAACAAGTGCAGGATGCAGGCAATAATCACACCACAGAACACCCCGTTATGCCGGGTGAAATTTTGTGGGAAGAGTTCATGGAACCACTGGGTTTAAGCCAAAATGGGCTGGCTCGCGCCATTGGAGTTCCACCGCGCCGCATCAATGAAATTGTGCACGGTAAAAGGGCTATTACTGCAGATACTGCCCTGCGTTTAGCGGCTTATTTAGGTCCTGATCCACAATTTTGGCTCAACCTGCAAACCCACTATGACCTCTCCATGGCTTATCTAAATACGCAGGAATTATTGGAGGCTATTAAGCCCTATGATCGTCAGCAAAATGTGTTGCGCAAGCTGAATCCTTTGCAGGAGCGCTCCCGCTAA
- a CDS encoding dicarboxylate/amino acid:cation symporter — MDIKSLSSSLLFRVVIAIILGIICSLFFPEWLARIFTTFNGLFSNFLGFFIPVLIFSLIAPAIAGLGRGAGKWLGIVAGIAYASTIFSGLIAYGASQAIFPWLLANHADVGAVDLDADTLQPYFTIEVSPPFEVMTALLLAFCLGLGMAVVKSDNLYKVTHELERVVMKTITAFVIPLLPIFIFGIFLGMGMNGGLIEIISAFGKVLVVAVIGTFVFLAIQFIIAGAIAKKNPWKLFKNMLPAYFTALGTSSSAATIPVTYQQTLKNDVDINVAGFVVPLCATIHLAGSMMKITLFAFAVVFLYDMEVSPALAIGFLLMLGISMVAAPGVPGGAIMAATGLLASMLGFDENQVALMIAAYIAIDSFGTAANVTGDGAIAVIVNKFAKGQLHGTSPDEIEEEDRVAFDVTPGDVEHHHSPKV; from the coding sequence ATGGACATCAAGAGCTTGAGCTCGTCGCTGCTGTTCCGGGTGGTCATCGCGATCATTCTCGGAATTATCTGCAGTCTCTTCTTCCCGGAGTGGCTTGCCCGGATCTTCACCACCTTCAACGGCCTTTTTAGCAACTTCCTTGGATTCTTCATCCCAGTCCTGATCTTCTCCCTCATTGCACCAGCTATTGCAGGCCTCGGTCGAGGTGCCGGCAAGTGGTTGGGCATCGTGGCTGGCATTGCTTATGCATCCACGATCTTTTCAGGTCTGATTGCTTATGGTGCTTCCCAGGCTATCTTCCCATGGTTGCTGGCTAACCACGCCGATGTGGGAGCTGTTGATCTTGATGCAGATACCCTCCAGCCTTATTTCACCATTGAGGTGTCACCTCCTTTTGAAGTGATGACGGCTCTGCTCTTGGCTTTCTGCTTGGGCTTGGGTATGGCTGTGGTGAAGTCTGACAACCTCTACAAGGTTACTCACGAGCTTGAGCGTGTGGTCATGAAGACCATCACCGCCTTTGTTATTCCACTGCTGCCAATCTTCATCTTCGGCATCTTCTTGGGTATGGGTATGAACGGTGGTCTCATTGAGATTATCTCTGCCTTCGGTAAGGTCCTTGTTGTCGCAGTTATCGGTACCTTTGTATTCCTGGCAATCCAGTTCATCATTGCTGGTGCAATCGCCAAGAAGAATCCGTGGAAGCTCTTTAAGAACATGCTTCCTGCCTACTTCACTGCCCTGGGAACCTCTTCCTCGGCTGCCACCATTCCAGTGACCTACCAGCAGACCTTGAAGAATGACGTTGATATTAACGTCGCAGGTTTTGTTGTTCCGCTCTGTGCGACCATTCACTTGGCTGGCTCCATGATGAAAATTACGCTCTTCGCTTTTGCCGTAGTTTTCCTTTATGACATGGAAGTCTCCCCTGCCCTAGCTATCGGCTTCTTGCTTATGTTGGGCATCAGCATGGTGGCAGCCCCTGGCGTTCCAGGTGGCGCAATTATGGCAGCTACCGGCTTGCTTGCATCCATGCTTGGCTTTGATGAGAACCAAGTTGCACTGATGATCGCTGCCTATATCGCAATCGACTCCTTCGGTACTGCCGCTAACGTCACCGGTGACGGCGCGATTGCAGTCATCGTGAACAAGTTTGCAAAGGGTCAGCTGCACGGAACTTCCCCCGATGAAATTGAGGAAGAAGATCGTGTTGCTTTTGACGTCACCCCTGGCGACGTAGAGCATCACCACTCCCCTAAGGTTTAA
- a CDS encoding IclR family transcriptional regulator has translation MDSVAPTHGLPPKAFLSSVDTALQLILLLRDSGRLTISGAAEELGVGLSTVHRSMAMLVYRGFAVRSESRVYLPGPALSTSALQPGLGADLTSVCRHHMEAMAKETGETCHLVILQGSSVHFIHSVEGSLPVRVGNRRGQVMPATQNAGGLVMLAEMSSGELRSLFSSLGDEEFENLRKRLRRTRDRGHGTNFGFFEQDVSAVAEPLVNEVGDVLGALSLAVPSGRFRGAYPRCVESLQGHMRDLNRALASYRISEKQPLRRL, from the coding sequence ATGGATAGCGTGGCACCCACCCATGGGCTACCCCCGAAGGCGTTTTTGAGTTCTGTTGACACGGCTTTACAGCTGATTTTGCTGCTCCGAGATTCTGGTCGGCTCACTATTTCTGGAGCTGCCGAGGAGCTCGGAGTTGGTCTCTCTACTGTGCATAGATCCATGGCCATGTTGGTCTATCGCGGTTTTGCGGTGCGTAGTGAATCACGGGTTTATTTGCCCGGTCCCGCATTGTCTACCTCTGCCCTACAGCCGGGGTTGGGTGCAGATCTCACCAGTGTGTGCAGGCACCATATGGAGGCAATGGCTAAAGAAACCGGAGAGACCTGCCATTTGGTTATTTTGCAGGGCTCTTCAGTGCACTTTATCCACTCCGTAGAGGGGTCTTTGCCGGTGCGTGTTGGTAATCGCCGAGGTCAGGTCATGCCCGCCACTCAAAATGCCGGTGGATTGGTGATGCTTGCGGAAATGTCGTCAGGTGAGCTGCGTTCGCTTTTTTCCAGCTTGGGTGATGAGGAATTTGAGAACCTGCGCAAGCGTCTGCGCCGCACTCGCGATAGGGGTCATGGCACCAACTTTGGCTTCTTTGAACAAGACGTCAGTGCAGTGGCAGAACCCCTGGTTAACGAGGTAGGAGATGTCCTGGGCGCACTCTCTTTGGCGGTGCCATCGGGGCGTTTTAGAGGGGCTTATCCGAGGTGTGTGGAGTCCCTGCAAGGGCACATGCGGGACCTGAACAGGGCATTAGCTTCATATCGCATTTCTGAAAAGCAGCCTTTGCGGCGTCTTTAG
- a CDS encoding MFS transporter, which translates to MTSHATGHGSAAAHPQGNSATGAGPSYSEIENKGFTFLGISGRRLAAVLIGWFFVVFDGYDLIVYGTVQSALAKEWNLSSATLGTIGSTAFFGMAIGAIVIGRLSDRIGRKAAVIGSVLILSVFTLLCAFAPNPWVFGLLRFVAGLGLGGLVPSVNAMTSDLVPRKTMSAWATIMMSGVPLGGSIAAILARFIIPSSEEWGWRFMFLVAVVPLIIGLPIAMKVIPSDKAIKADHEAREGHSAPAGFKDLLVSRYRWISIWFALATFVTLLAWYGLGTWLPRLMETAGYNFGHALMFTLALNLGAIIGSIVTAWAGDRFGPIRSGIVAAGVAGIALLLLLTYPPVVAVYVILILAGVGTHGTQILIIAAVANFYPSNMRGTALGWALGVGRIGAVVAPQLAGLLLAWNLGVNSNFIMFGAAALLSAISLSVLLRLQRNFGTNNNVEVQG; encoded by the coding sequence ATGACCTCACACGCGACAGGACACGGGAGCGCCGCAGCGCACCCGCAGGGAAACTCAGCAACAGGCGCCGGTCCCTCCTACTCAGAGATTGAAAACAAGGGTTTCACGTTTCTGGGCATCAGTGGCAGGCGACTTGCTGCCGTACTCATTGGTTGGTTCTTCGTCGTCTTCGACGGCTACGACCTCATCGTCTATGGAACAGTTCAGTCCGCTCTGGCTAAAGAGTGGAACCTCAGCTCTGCAACTCTCGGCACCATCGGCTCCACTGCATTCTTCGGCATGGCCATCGGTGCAATTGTCATCGGTCGCCTTTCTGACCGCATTGGACGCAAGGCAGCCGTTATTGGCTCCGTCCTGATCCTCTCAGTCTTCACTCTGCTCTGCGCCTTTGCCCCTAACCCATGGGTTTTCGGCCTACTCCGTTTTGTCGCAGGTCTAGGCCTTGGTGGCCTGGTTCCATCGGTAAACGCGATGACCTCTGACCTAGTGCCACGCAAGACTATGTCTGCATGGGCCACCATCATGATGTCCGGTGTGCCACTAGGCGGTTCCATCGCAGCCATCCTGGCACGTTTCATCATCCCATCCTCTGAAGAGTGGGGCTGGCGCTTCATGTTCCTCGTCGCGGTGGTGCCTTTGATCATCGGTCTGCCAATCGCGATGAAGGTTATCCCATCTGACAAGGCCATTAAGGCTGATCACGAAGCTCGCGAAGGTCACTCCGCGCCTGCTGGATTCAAGGATCTATTGGTTTCTCGTTACCGCTGGATCTCTATCTGGTTTGCACTGGCCACCTTCGTTACCCTGCTGGCTTGGTACGGCCTGGGCACCTGGCTGCCACGTCTGATGGAAACCGCTGGCTACAACTTCGGCCACGCACTTATGTTCACCCTGGCGCTTAACCTCGGCGCCATCATCGGCTCCATTGTTACGGCATGGGCAGGCGACCGTTTCGGACCCATCCGCTCCGGCATCGTTGCTGCTGGTGTGGCTGGCATCGCCCTGCTCCTGCTGCTTACTTACCCACCAGTTGTTGCCGTTTATGTCATCCTCATCTTGGCTGGCGTTGGTACTCACGGCACTCAGATCCTGATCATCGCTGCAGTTGCCAACTTCTACCCAAGCAACATGCGCGGTACCGCTTTGGGCTGGGCCTTGGGCGTTGGACGTATCGGCGCTGTGGTTGCACCGCAGCTTGCAGGTCTACTACTGGCGTGGAACCTCGGCGTGAACTCCAACTTCATCATGTTCGGCGCTGCAGCCTTGCTCTCCGCCATCTCCTTGAGCGTATTGCTACGCCTCCAGCGCAACTTCGGAACTAATAACAACGTCGAAGTACAAGGCTAA
- a CDS encoding FAD-dependent monooxygenase has protein sequence MSHLPKTNELEGQKIIISGGGIGGAAGALALALRGADVTLYERAPEFKEVGAGLQIGPHGWRMLESWGLLDQIVAAGFLPEDMQFRDAITRETILTLDFDEEFQKHYGGRYLVIHRSDLLSILVKNAIEAGAKLHNGVLVTDSHTIDNGIEVDIESAVNPGEDKETHIADIFLAYDGIHSVMRKKVVEDEPVASSYVAYRGTSKLADEPEMQGLKSVIGYIGPHVHFIQYPLRGGDLLNQVAVFESKRYLEGREAGNIPEDWGNPEELEQAYGHCDEFIQSRLGTMWRNNWWQMSDREPLTQWKVGRMLLVGDAAHPPLQYLASGAVMAMEDAEAIALFAADAAKAGNLDWDAVLSEVEAERLPRTKRIQTVGRFWGELWHLDGTSRLIRNELFRQADRTGWFRYADWLWGYDASKREYIADPSKGDVPQGLEEWRYALLEQNK, from the coding sequence ATGTCACACCTCCCAAAGACAAATGAACTTGAAGGCCAAAAAATCATCATTTCCGGTGGCGGAATTGGTGGCGCAGCTGGCGCTCTAGCGCTGGCGCTGCGTGGCGCAGATGTCACCCTTTACGAGCGTGCACCTGAATTCAAGGAAGTTGGCGCTGGCCTGCAGATCGGACCTCACGGTTGGCGCATGCTGGAGTCTTGGGGCTTGTTGGATCAGATTGTTGCTGCTGGCTTCCTGCCAGAGGATATGCAGTTCCGCGATGCCATCACCCGCGAAACCATCCTCACCCTGGACTTTGATGAAGAGTTCCAAAAGCACTACGGCGGACGTTACCTGGTTATCCACCGCTCCGATCTGCTGAGCATCTTGGTTAAGAACGCTATTGAAGCTGGTGCAAAGCTCCACAATGGTGTGCTGGTTACCGATTCCCACACCATCGACAATGGCATCGAGGTAGACATTGAAAGCGCTGTAAACCCCGGCGAAGACAAGGAAACCCACATCGCTGATATCTTCTTGGCATATGACGGAATCCACTCCGTTATGCGCAAGAAAGTTGTTGAGGATGAGCCAGTTGCTTCCTCCTACGTGGCTTACCGTGGCACTTCCAAGCTTGCTGATGAGCCAGAGATGCAGGGTCTGAAGTCTGTTATCGGCTACATCGGACCTCACGTTCACTTCATTCAGTACCCACTGCGTGGCGGCGACCTGCTCAACCAGGTTGCTGTGTTTGAGTCCAAGCGTTACCTTGAGGGTCGCGAAGCCGGCAACATCCCTGAGGACTGGGGCAACCCTGAAGAGCTGGAGCAGGCATACGGCCACTGCGATGAGTTCATCCAGAGCCGCCTGGGCACCATGTGGCGCAACAACTGGTGGCAGATGTCTGACCGCGAGCCACTAACCCAGTGGAAGGTTGGTCGCATGTTGCTCGTTGGCGACGCAGCTCACCCACCATTGCAGTACCTGGCTTCCGGCGCTGTTATGGCTATGGAAGATGCCGAGGCTATTGCCCTCTTCGCTGCTGACGCAGCCAAGGCTGGCAACCTGGATTGGGACGCTGTCCTCTCCGAGGTAGAGGCTGAGCGCCTGCCACGCACCAAGCGCATTCAGACCGTGGGTCGTTTCTGGGGCGAGCTATGGCACCTTGATGGCACCTCTCGTTTGATCCGCAATGAGCTCTTCCGTCAGGCTGATCGCACCGGTTGGTTCCGCTACGCAGACTGGCTGTGGGGGTATGACGCTTCCAAGCGTGAGTACATTGCAGATCCTTCCAAGGGCGATGTTCCTCAGGGCTTGGAGGAATGGCGTTACGCTCTCCTCGAGCAGAATAAGTAG